In one Terriglobia bacterium genomic region, the following are encoded:
- a CDS encoding MBL fold metallo-hydrolase has translation MMTKTNEIADGIFRFSTCVPDVTPDGFTFNQFLIKAEEPLLFHTGPRAMFRLISDAVSRVVPIERLRWITFGHVEADECGSMNQWLAAAPSSEVAHGSVGVMVSLNDLADRPPRMLQDSEIIDLGGKRVRHIDTPHVPHGWEARVLFEEITRTLLCGDLFTHTGDGPALTAEDIVGPAKKAEELFHASCLAPNTGATIRKIADLSPKTLALMHGSSFNGDANRALHDLAGLYDRWLREASQMG, from the coding sequence ATGATGACGAAAACCAACGAAATTGCTGACGGGATTTTCCGCTTCTCTACTTGCGTCCCGGACGTGACACCCGACGGATTCACGTTCAACCAATTCTTGATCAAGGCCGAAGAGCCGTTACTTTTCCACACGGGCCCTCGAGCCATGTTCCGCCTCATCTCCGATGCTGTTTCGCGAGTCGTTCCCATCGAAAGACTCCGGTGGATCACTTTCGGCCATGTGGAAGCCGATGAGTGCGGTTCGATGAACCAGTGGCTCGCAGCAGCGCCAAGCTCCGAGGTTGCGCACGGCTCCGTCGGCGTGATGGTGTCCCTTAACGACCTGGCCGACCGTCCCCCACGGATGCTGCAGGACTCCGAAATCATCGACCTGGGTGGAAAGCGGGTCCGTCACATCGATACGCCGCATGTACCGCACGGGTGGGAGGCGCGGGTTTTGTTTGAGGAGATCACCCGCACTCTGCTGTGCGGCGATCTCTTCACTCACACTGGTGATGGGCCAGCGCTCACCGCGGAAGATATCGTCGGTCCTGCCAAGAAGGCCGAGGAACTCTTTCACGCGAGTTGCCTCGCTCCAAACACTGGAGCAACTATTCGAAAGATCGCCGATCTATCCCCGAAGACGCTCGCGCTAATGCACGGCTCATCGTTTAACGGCGATGCCAATCGAGCGCTCCATGATCTCGCCGGACTTTACGACCGATGGTTACGGGAAGCATCGCAGATGGGATAG